In Pseudomonas fluorescens, the following are encoded in one genomic region:
- a CDS encoding 2-oxoglutarate and iron-dependent oxygenase domain-containing protein: MTELFDIRLASKQTAFTEIPVIDISPLINGENPMRVASQIGEACEKVGFFYIKNHGVSQQLIDEMYRLTKLFFKLPADEKNTLNIVNSGLTLRGYIPMYAENVDPANTRDFKECFDYGAHYDEISPFFGPNQMPSGLPQFETVAEAYHSAVLALARTLIGGIALSLDLPQNYFEQRQRKPITIQRVLRYPPQIGKVSLEEIGIGAHTDYGFLTVLSQDTVGGLQVRNRAGEWVTAPPVEGTFIVNIGDLVQTLTNDRYTSTMHRVINTSGLERYSIPFFIDLDFDAVVEPVPTCVSEALPAKYEAYTCGKHKFKRFVDSYAHLKVE, translated from the coding sequence GTGACTGAGTTATTTGATATTCGTTTGGCCAGCAAACAAACTGCCTTCACTGAAATCCCGGTCATAGATATTTCGCCACTCATAAACGGCGAAAATCCGATGCGGGTGGCAAGCCAGATAGGTGAAGCGTGCGAAAAGGTGGGGTTTTTTTATATAAAAAACCATGGCGTTTCGCAGCAACTGATAGACGAGATGTACAGGCTCACCAAACTTTTTTTCAAGCTTCCAGCCGACGAGAAGAACACACTTAATATCGTGAACTCCGGGCTTACGCTACGTGGTTACATCCCGATGTATGCGGAAAACGTAGATCCTGCTAATACGCGCGACTTCAAAGAGTGCTTTGATTACGGCGCCCATTACGATGAAATTTCTCCGTTTTTTGGCCCTAATCAAATGCCGTCCGGACTGCCGCAATTCGAAACGGTTGCCGAAGCTTATCATTCAGCTGTATTGGCGCTTGCGAGAACGCTCATCGGCGGCATCGCGCTGAGTCTGGATTTGCCGCAAAATTATTTTGAACAGCGCCAACGCAAGCCCATCACTATTCAGCGCGTTTTGCGTTATCCACCTCAGATAGGAAAGGTCTCCCTGGAAGAGATCGGTATTGGTGCTCACACGGATTACGGCTTCCTGACAGTCCTGTCTCAAGACACAGTTGGCGGTTTGCAAGTCAGGAACCGTGCAGGGGAGTGGGTTACTGCCCCACCAGTTGAAGGCACTTTTATCGTCAACATTGGTGATCTGGTTCAAACCCTCACCAACGATCGCTACACCTCGACAATGCATCGCGTCATAAATACTAGCGGTCTAGAGCGCTATTCAATTCCTTTCTTTATTGATTTGGATTTTGATGCAGTTGTTGAGCCTGTGCCAACCTGCGTGAGTGAGGCTCTACCCGCGAAGTACGAAGCGTACACTTGTGGTAAACACAAATTTAAGCGTTTCGTTGATAGCTATGCGCATCTGAAAGTCGAATAG